One genomic region from Argentina anserina chromosome 2, drPotAnse1.1, whole genome shotgun sequence encodes:
- the LOC126784625 gene encoding cyclin-dependent kinase inhibitor 7 isoform X1, which produces MADCKRMAVVDSSAVADNDHDSPSKRRRILTAAATPEDTMLHQRRRHNQLGKLVRSTSSCSDEHSSCCSSNELNDVVFVTSPLLDLEAKSCETVSTAPASHKFSRETTPSSELCLENSDEESPAVSKAPPSDEIEDFFATAEKYEQKRFAEKYNFDVVKEAPLEGRYLWVRLKP; this is translated from the exons ATGGCCGACTGTAAGCGCATGGCGGTGGTGGACTCCTCTGCCGTCGCCGACAACGACCACGACTCTCCGTCGAAGAGGAGGAGAATCCTCACAGCTGCTGCTACTCCAGAGGACACAATGCTTCATCAACGACGACGTCATAATCAGCTCGGCAAGCTTGTTCGGTCCACGAGTTCCTGCTCCGACGAGCACTCCTCTTGCTGCTCCAGCAATGAGctcaacgacgtcgttttcgtCACCTCGCCGCTTCTGGATCTGGAG GCGAAGAGTTGTGAAACCGTCAGCACCGCTCCGGCCAGTCATAAATTCAG CAGAGAAACGACGCCGTCGAGCGAGCTGTGCCTGGAGAATTCGGACGAGGAGTCGCCGGCGGTGAGCAAAGCGCCTCCAAGTGACGAGATCGAAGACTTCTTCGCCACGGCCGAGAAGTACGAGCAAAAGCGCTTCGCAGAAAA GTACAACTTTGACGTCGTGAAGGAGGCGCCGCTGGAGGGCAGGTACCTCTGGGTTCGTTTGAAGCCATGA
- the LOC126784625 gene encoding cyclin-dependent kinase inhibitor 7 isoform X2, whose protein sequence is MADCKRMAVVDSSAVADNDHDSPSKRRRILTAAATPEDTMLHQRRRHNQLGKLVRSTSSCSDEHSSCCSSNELNDVVFVTSPLLDLEAKSCETVSTAPASHKFRETTPSSELCLENSDEESPAVSKAPPSDEIEDFFATAEKYEQKRFAEKYNFDVVKEAPLEGRYLWVRLKP, encoded by the exons ATGGCCGACTGTAAGCGCATGGCGGTGGTGGACTCCTCTGCCGTCGCCGACAACGACCACGACTCTCCGTCGAAGAGGAGGAGAATCCTCACAGCTGCTGCTACTCCAGAGGACACAATGCTTCATCAACGACGACGTCATAATCAGCTCGGCAAGCTTGTTCGGTCCACGAGTTCCTGCTCCGACGAGCACTCCTCTTGCTGCTCCAGCAATGAGctcaacgacgtcgttttcgtCACCTCGCCGCTTCTGGATCTGGAG GCGAAGAGTTGTGAAACCGTCAGCACCGCTCCGGCCAGTCATAAATTCAG AGAAACGACGCCGTCGAGCGAGCTGTGCCTGGAGAATTCGGACGAGGAGTCGCCGGCGGTGAGCAAAGCGCCTCCAAGTGACGAGATCGAAGACTTCTTCGCCACGGCCGAGAAGTACGAGCAAAAGCGCTTCGCAGAAAA GTACAACTTTGACGTCGTGAAGGAGGCGCCGCTGGAGGGCAGGTACCTCTGGGTTCGTTTGAAGCCATGA